The DNA region ACGGCCCGCTTGATCCCGTCCAGGCTGGGCAGGGCGAGCGTGATGTTCAGCTGCTCGTGCCGCTGCTCGAAGAGCCTGAGGACTCGCTCACGCGCCGGCGACGCCTCGTTGTGCGCGATCACGTCCTGCCTGCCGAACTCCGCCATCGTCACCTGAGCGCGCCCGGCGAGCGGGTGGTCGGGCGAGGTCAGCATCACGAGCTCGTCGTCGCCGATCAGGACCGAGGCGAGTCCCTTTTCGGCGGGCGGGAAGCTGAGGACGCCCACGTCGAGGCTGCGCTGCAGGACCTCGACGCCGATCTGCCGGCTGGGCACGCGGCGGATGTCGACCTGCACCCGCGGATGCGCCAACCGGAATTGCTCGACCACCGGCAGCACCACATGGACCGCCGCCTCGTTGGCGCCGACGAGCACGCGCCCGCGCTGCAGGTCGCGGAGCTCGCGCACGGCGCTGTCGGCCTCCTCGGCGAGCCGCATCAGTCGCTGTGCGTAGTCGAGCAGCACCCGCCCGGCCTCGGTCAGCTTGCCGTCCTTGGCCGCCCTGTCGAACAGGCGCTCGCCCAGGTGGTCCTCCAGGCGCCTGATGGCCTGGCTCACCGCCGGCTGTGTGCGGTGGAGCCGGGCGGCGGCCTTGGAGAAGCTCCGCTCGGACGCAACGGTCAGAAATACCTGTAGTTCAGCGAGATCCATGGGGTTCCCTGCCCCTGCCGACGATGGGGCGTGGCGCAACCGATTATATTTCCAGAAAGATTATAACCTTGACTAACAGGTCTCGCTCCGAGGAATGTGGCACACAGGGAGACCTGTCCGCATGGCAACCGACGTCCTCGTCTTCGACACGACCCTCCGGGATGGCGAACAAGCGCCCGGCTTCTCGCTGCGCGTCCCCGAGAAGCTGACCCTGGCGCGCCGGCTCGAGGCGCTCGGCGTCGACATCATCGAGGCCGGCTTCCCGATCGCGTCGGCCGACGACGCCGAGTCGGTGAAGCGGATCGCGCAGGAGCTGCAAGGGCCGACGATTGCCGCGCTGGCCCGCTGCACGACGGCCGACATCGAGTGCGCCGGGCAGGCGATCACCCCCGCTCGCAAGGGCCGCATCCACACCTTCATCGCGACGTCGGACCTGCACCTCGAGCGCAAGCTCCGCATCTCCCGCGAGCAATGCCTCGAGACTGCCGTCAAGGCGGTCACGCTGGCCCGCAAGTACACCGACGACGTGCAGTTCTCGGCCGAGGACGCCACCCGCAGCGACATCCCGTTCCTCGCGCAGGTCATCCAGGCGGTGATCGACGCCGGCGCCACGACGATCAACCTGCCTGACACGGTGGGCTACTCGACGCCCGACGAGATCGAGGCCTTCTTCAAGGCGATCCGCGCCGCGGTCCCGAGCGCCGACCAGGTGATCTTCAGCACCCACTGCCACGACGACCTCGGACTGGCGGTGGCCAACAGCATCGCGGCCCTGCATGGCGGCGCGCGGCAGGTCGAGTGCACGATCAACGGCATCGGCGAGCGCGCCGGCAACGCCGCCCTCGAAGAGATCGTGATGATCACGCGCGTGCGCGCCGACCGGGCGCCGTTCAGCACGCGCATCGACGCGCGCGAGCTGTTCGGCACCAGCCAGTTGTTGACCGAGCTCACCGGCGAGGCCGTCCAGGCCAACAAGGCGATCGTCGGCCGCAACGCGTTCGCGCACGAGTCGGGCATCCACCAGGACGGGATGCTCAAGGACCGGCGCACCTACGAGATCATGTCGCCCGACAGCGTCGGCGTGCCGAAGACCACGCTGGTGCTCGGCAAGCACTCGGGCCGCCACGCCGTGGCGCAGAAGTGCGAGGCGCTCGGCTTCGCCTTCAGCAAGCGCGAGCTCGATCAGGTGTACCGCCAGATGATCGCCCTGGCCGACACCCAGAAGCACGTCTCGGACGAGGAACTGGCGGCGATCGCCGCGCAGGTCAAGGCCGAGCACGCCCACATGGCGCACCCAGTGGGCTACGGGCATGGTGTTTGACGTTTGACGTTTGACGTCTGACGTCTGACGTCCGGCGCGATCCCCGATCCGCGATCCGCGATCCGCCGCTCCAAACTACAATCCCCGCATGACTCGCTCGCTCGTGCTGCTTCCTGGCGACGGCATCGGCCCCGAAGTGGTGGCGGCTGCCGAGGTCGTCCTCAAGGCCGTCTGCCAACGCTTCTCCCATCAGGTCGAGACCCGCAGCTTCGCCATCGGTGGCGCGGCGCTGCGCGCAGGCCTGCCGGTGTATCCCGACGACACGCGCGCCGCCTGCACGGCCGGCGATCCCGTGCTGCTCGGCGCGGTCGGCGACCCGGCGTTCGATCACCTGCCGCGTGAGCAGAAGATCGAGACCGGCCTGCTGGCGCTGCGGTCGTCGATGGGCGTGTACGCGAACCTGCGTCCGGCGCGGGCCTGGGAAGGCCTCGAGGACGCGACGCCGTTCAAGCCGCAGCGCACCGCCGGCACCGACCTCATCATCGTGCGCGAGCTGCTCGGCGGCCTGTACTTCGGCGAGCCGCGCGCCATCGCGGCCGACGGGCAGTCGGCGTACAACACGATGAAGTACTCGGTGGGCGAGGTGCAGCGCGTGGCGCGCGTCGCCTTCGGGCTGGCACGTGCGCGGAGCAAGCGGCTGCTGTCGGTCGACAAGGCCAACGTGCTCGAGACCTCGCAGCTGTGGCGCCGGACGGTGACCGCGATGGCGGCCGACTACCCGGACGTGGCGCTCGAGCACCAGTACGTCGATGCCTTCGCGATGAACCTCGCGCTCAACCCGACGCGCTACGACGTGGTGCTCACCGAGAACCTGTTCGGCGACATCCTGTCGGACGAGGCGGGCGCGGTGTGCGGCTCGCTGGGCCTGCTGCCGTCGGCGAGCCTGGGAGACGGCGGCGCGCTCTACGAGCCGGTGCACGGGTCGGCGCCGACGCTGGCGGGCCGTGACGTCGCCAATCCGGCAGGCGCGATCGGCTCGCTCGCGCTCGTGTTCCGCCACAGCTGGCAGCTCGAGGACGAGGCGCGGGCGATCGAGTCGGCGCTGGCGCGCACGATTCGCGAAGGCCACCGCACCGCCGATCTCGTGACCGCTGGCCAGGCCGCGACCTCGTGCTCGAAGTTCGCGCAACTGGTCGCCGAACGGATCTGAACACACGCCGGCCCTGGGCCATCGGCCGTCGGCCTTGGGGAGCGCCCTTTCCAAGGCCCAAGGCCCAACGCCCGAGGCCCAAGCCCCAAGCCCCTCAGACTACCCCCATGCCCCTCGCCCGCTCGATCACCGTCACAGTCGCAACGACCATCGCCGCTGCGTGCCTCCTCTGGCCGGGCACTCAGCCCGTCTCGGCGCAGCAGGCCGTGCCGAAGCGCTTCGTCATCGACGCGCACCAGCACTGGCGCAACACGCCTGACTACATCCCGACGCTCGTGAAGACCTATCGGGCGCGCAACGCGATGGCGTGCGTGCTGACGCGCATCGAGCACCTCGACGCGCTGATGGCCGCCGCGAAGCAGTATCCGGACGTGATCATCCCGTACGGGCACCTCGACGTCGACCATCCGCAGGCGAGGGCGCACGTCGAGGCGTTCGCGAAGGCTGGCGTGAAGGGCATCAAGATGCACACGCCGAAGTACAACTGGGACGACTTCGGCTACTTCCCGCTCTACGCGCGCATGCAGGAACTCGGCCTCGTGGCGCTCTTCCACACGGGCATCGTCTCGGGCAGCGGCAGCGGCGAGCCGGAGCCCTCGTCGATGGCGCGCATGCGGCCGTCGTTCCTGCACACGATCGCGCGCTCGTTCCCGAAGCTGAAGATCCACGGGTCGCACCTCGGCAACCCCTGGTACGACGAGGCGGCCGAGGCGGCGCGCTGGTCGCCGAACCTGTACTTCGACGTGACGGGCTCGACGCTGCAGAAGAAGCAGCACAACCTGACGGTGTTCCGCGAGTACCTCTGGTGGGACGGTCCGGCCGAGCACAGCCCGTCGACGGCGGTCTACGCCTTCGAGAAACTCGTGTTCGGCACCGACGAAGCCCCGGAGGCGCTCGACAGCGTGCTGGCGCGGTACGAGGCGATGCTCGAGGCCAACAAGGTCCCCGAGGCGAGCCGCAGGAAGATCTACGGCGAGACGATGGCGCGGCTGCTGGGCATCACGCCGAAGTAGGCTCAGGGCGTGCGGGTCGGAGCCGTTCGCCTGCGATGAATGGCCGGTTCCCGGCCGTCTCGTCCCATCCTCGTCACACGCGACTGCGGGCGCCTTGCCCGCGGTCGGGCCTGCCCGCGTACAATCGAGCCGCTTCCGTCATCGCCGAGTTCGCCCGCCGAGGAGGTGGCCATGTCTGCCAGGCTGTTCGCGCTCGTCGCGTGCGTCGTCCTGATTCCCGTCCTCGCGCTGGCGCAGGGCAATCCCACGGGGGCCATCTCCGGCAAGGTCACCGACACGGGCGGCCTGGCAGTGCCTGGCGCGACGGTCACGGCCTCGTCGCCGGCGTTGCAGGGCACGCGAACGGTGACGACATCCGAGAGCGGCGACTACATCGTCCCGTTCCTCCCGCCGGGCACGTACTCGGTCGTCATCGAGCTGGCGGGGTTCCAGACGCAACGGCGTGACGGCGTTGGCGTGGTGATCTCCGAAACCGTCACGGTCAACGCGACGCTCGCGCCGTCGGCGGTCAGCGAGACAGTGGAGGTGCAGGCCAGCGCCGCCACCGAGATCGGTCCAGCGCTCACGGTGGCGACGACGTTCAAGGCCTCGCAGATCGAGCTGCTGCCGGTCGGGCGCACGCTGAACTCCGCCGTGCTGCTGGCGCCTGGCGTGCAGGACAACGGGCCGGGCGGCAACATCATGATCTCGGGCGCCATGTCGTACGAGAACCAGTTCCTCATCAACGGCGTGGTGGTCAACGAGAACCTGCGCGGCCAGGCCCGCAACCTCTTCATCGAGGATGCGATCCAGGAGACCAAGGTCTCGACCGGCAACCTGTCGGCCGAGTACGGTCGCTTCCAGGGCGGCGTCGTGAACATGGTCACCAAGTCCGGCGGCAACCGGTTCAGCGGGTCGTTCCGCACCTCGTTCGCCAACGACAGCTGGGGCTCGCTGACGCCGTTCGAGGGCGACGCGGCCGTCGACAAGACGGTGCCCACCTACGAGATCACCTTCGGCGGCCCCGTCCTCCGCGAGCGGCTCTGGTTCTTCACCGCCGGCCGCTTCGAGAACAACGAGGAGAACCTCACCACCAGCTACACCGCCTACAACTACACACGCAAGGACGACGAGAAGCGCTACGAGGGCAAGTTGACGTACGCGCTCACCACGAAGCACACGGCCAAGGCGGCCTACACCAAGCGCCGGCTCGACACGATCAACAACAGCTTCGGCACGATCATGGACGCGCGGTCCCTGTACGACAACGCCAACGACGAGGACCTGCTGTCGCTGAACTACACCGGCGTGCTCACCGACTCGTGGTTCGTCGAGGGCCAGTACTCGGCGCGCGACTACGCCATCATCGGGTCGGGCGGGCGCCTCACCGACATCCCCAACGGCACCCCGATCTGGGATCGCTCGCGCGGGCAGGCGCGCTTCAACGCCGCGACGTTCTGCGCCGTGTGCGGCAGCGGCGTCGAGGATCGCAACAACTGGAACGTGCTGCTCAAGACCAGCTACTTCCTCTCGACGCCCCGGTTCGGGTCGCACACGCTCGTCGTCGGTGCCGACCTGTACCGCGAGACGCGCGAGAACGACAACTACCAGTCGGGCAGCAACTTCCGCGTACAGTCGACCGGCGCGGTCATCAACGGGCAGGACATCTACCCGATCTTCCGCGGCGACAACACGACCTTCATCGAGTACCTGCCGCTGGTGGCGCCGACACAGGGCAACGACATCCGCACCACGTCGTTGTTCGCCAACGACACCTGGCGTCTGAACACGCGGCTGACGTTCAACGTCGGCCTGCGTTACGACCGGAACAATTCGAAGGACCAGGCGGGGACGCAGGTGGTGGAGGACTCGGCCTGGAGCCCGCGCCTCGGCGCGACGTGGTCGATCGACGACGGCGCCAGGTGGGTAGCGAACGCCGGGTTCGCGCGCTACGTCACCGGGATGAGCACCGCCATCGTCGATGCCGGCTCTGCCGGTGGCCGCACGGCGACGTTCAGCTACTTCTACCAGGGCCCGAACGTCAACGCCGACCCGACGCGTCCGCTGCTCACCGCAGAGCAGGCCCTGCCCATCATCTTCGGCTGGTTCGAGGCCAACGGTGGCATCAACCGGACCACGCGCAACGCGCCCAGCATTCCCGGTGTGACGACGATGGTGGGCACGGACCTGGTGGCCCCGAGTTCGACCGAGTGGACCGCCGGCCTCGTGCGGCAGCTCGGCAGCCGTGCCACCGTGCGCCTCGACTGGGTGCATCGCGAGTTCACCGACTTCTACGGCGACTACCGCGACATGAGCACCGGCAAGGTCACCGACCCGACGGGTCGCGTGTACGACCTCACGGTGGTCGGCAACACGGACGTGGCCAACCGCAGCTACAAGGGCCTCGTCGCGCAGGCCAGCTATCGCAGCAGCCGCGTGACGGTCGGGGGCAACTACACGCTGTCCTGGCTGCGCGGCAATTTCGAGGGCGAGGACACGGGAAGCGGGCCGGTGCGGTTCTCCGGGCTCGACCAGCCCGAGTATCGCGGCGAGTCGTGGAGCTACCCGACCGGGTACTTCAACGACCAGCGCCACAAGGTGCGTGCGTGGGTGCAGTACAGCGTGCCCGTGCCGGAACCGCTCGGGCGCCTCGAGCTCGGGTTCCTCGAGCGGTTCGACACGTCCGATGCCTCGAGCATCGATGGCACGATCGACCCGCGGCCGTACGTGACCAACCCCGGCTACCAGACGCCGCCCTCGACGGTGCCGTACTTCTTCGGCGATCGCGGTGACCTGCGCTACGACAACGTGTTCCGCAGCGACCTGTCGGTGTACTGGGGCAAGAAGATCGCCGGGCTCGGCGGCTCGGAGATCTTCTTCCGGGGCATCGTCACCAACCTGTTCAACCACTCGGCGCAGACCGGCGGCAACGAGACGGTGCTCACGCGCACCAACGACTCGTCGTACCAGCTGTTCAACCCGTTCACGCAGACCCCGGTGCAGGGCGTGCACTACGACCTCGGCCCCATCTTCGGCCAGCCCACGGGCGTGGGCGACTACCAGGCACCGCGCGAGTTCTCGTTCTCGGTGGGCGTGCGGTTCTGACCGACCCGCGCCGCCATCGCGCCCGTCACGGCGCGGGCTTGACGCCTGTGTAGAACCGCCCGAGCGCCTGGATGATCGCCGCGCCAGACGCTTCATTGAGTTGACGCGTCTGCAGCACGGCGCCGCCTTCGCACAGCATCGCCGTGATCCCGAACTGCTTGTGCGGGCCGTCGGTCCACGTCCGGTTCTCGTACTGACCGACCTTGGCGAGCGTCACGGGCTCGATCAGGCCGAGTCGATCGGCCGAGGCCAGCGCCTGCCGCAGTGCCGTCCAGTCGCCTAGCGACCCGGCCTGCAGTTCCGGCCCCGGGATCAGCTGCGGCTCGACGATGCCCGACCAGGTGTGGATGGCCCAGATGGTGGTGACCGGCGCGTCCGACGCCATCAAGGCCTCGAGGTCGCGCTGCCACAGGTAGGCCTCGTGCGCTTGCCTGGTGTTCGCGCCGCCGGGGCTGTAGCTGCGGTTCATGTCCACGCCCTGCGCGTTCACGCGGTACCAGCCGTTGGCCGGCGCGTCCGGGCTCATCATCAGCACGACGTGGACGATCTGGCGCGCTCGCACGTCGGCGCCCGCATCGCTCAGCAGCCAGTCCACCAATCCCACGAGGCGCCACTGCGAGTTGTGCTCGCCCGGGTGCTGGTTGGCCAAGTAGTGCACCCAGCGCCGCGATCGTGGGTGCGGGCTGGTGGCGGTCGTGATCTCGAGCCGCAGCATGTCACGCCCCCCGAGCGTCCTGCCCACGGTGTGCACCGTGACGTCGGGGTGTTGGCGCCACCGCGCGATCAGCCCGAGGGCATCGCCGTCCCACGACAGCGGCGTCTGCGTGCCGATCCACACCTGGTCGGCCTGCAGCGGCGGCAACTGCAACGTGTCGGCCAGAGGCGAGGCCAGGTATCCGCGCTCCCACGCCAGCGGGTGCCAGTGCACGCCGTCGTACGAGAACGACTGGTGGTACTCGTTGAACGCGTAGTCGGTGCCTTGCGGGAACACGACGTCGAGCCGCGGGGCGCGCCCACGCGCGTGGCGCAGGATGCGCGCATTGAGCTTGTTGGGCCAGCCGGGCTGATTGGGCGCTGCGCCCAGCACGATGCGGAAGTGGTCGGGGCCGACGAGGGTGGCCGTCGCGCCCTGGGAACCGAGGGGCCCGTCGAACGCGATGTCGGACGCGTCGAGAGACGTCGGCTGCGCGACGGTCGTTCGCGCGGTCGCAGGTCGGGCCGTCGTCAGGGCAGCGGCGAGGGGGGCGGAGAGCAGGTCGCGGCGGCGCATGCCGGCAAGGATATGCCGCCGGACCCGACTCGTGCCGCGACCGCTACTGCACCACCACGACCTGGTACCCGGAGGACACGCGCTGGTAGCGCGTCTGGCCGCACTGCGAATAGGTGACCCCGCCGGACGTGACCGAGGTGCAGCCTGCCGGCAGGGTGGTGATGACGGCGCCGACCGGCGGGGCGACCACCTGGTAGACCACCTGTCCTTCGTGCATCGCCTTGGTGTAGAACGTGCCGGCGTCGTAGTAGTAGGTCGTGCTGCTGACCACGACGGTCGTCGCCTGCTTCGGTGGCTTGGCCAACATC from Luteitalea sp. TBR-22 includes:
- a CDS encoding LysR family transcriptional regulator — protein: MDLAELQVFLTVASERSFSKAAARLHRTQPAVSQAIRRLEDHLGERLFDRAAKDGKLTEAGRVLLDYAQRLMRLAEEADSAVRELRDLQRGRVLVGANEAAVHVVLPVVEQFRLAHPRVQVDIRRVPSRQIGVEVLQRSLDVGVLSFPPAEKGLASVLIGDDELVMLTSPDHPLAGRAQVTMAEFGRQDVIAHNEASPARERVLRLFEQRHEQLNITLALPSLDGIKRAVEMGLGVALLPRRCAIAEITSGRLAAVPVAQVRLPRHLRLVYPEQAQLSHAALAFIEVARKFEKDVSKEIAAAE
- a CDS encoding 2-isopropylmalate synthase, with translation MATDVLVFDTTLRDGEQAPGFSLRVPEKLTLARRLEALGVDIIEAGFPIASADDAESVKRIAQELQGPTIAALARCTTADIECAGQAITPARKGRIHTFIATSDLHLERKLRISREQCLETAVKAVTLARKYTDDVQFSAEDATRSDIPFLAQVIQAVIDAGATTINLPDTVGYSTPDEIEAFFKAIRAAVPSADQVIFSTHCHDDLGLAVANSIAALHGGARQVECTINGIGERAGNAALEEIVMITRVRADRAPFSTRIDARELFGTSQLLTELTGEAVQANKAIVGRNAFAHESGIHQDGMLKDRRTYEIMSPDSVGVPKTTLVLGKHSGRHAVAQKCEALGFAFSKRELDQVYRQMIALADTQKHVSDEELAAIAAQVKAEHAHMAHPVGYGHGV
- the leuB gene encoding 3-isopropylmalate dehydrogenase, with product MTRSLVLLPGDGIGPEVVAAAEVVLKAVCQRFSHQVETRSFAIGGAALRAGLPVYPDDTRAACTAGDPVLLGAVGDPAFDHLPREQKIETGLLALRSSMGVYANLRPARAWEGLEDATPFKPQRTAGTDLIIVRELLGGLYFGEPRAIAADGQSAYNTMKYSVGEVQRVARVAFGLARARSKRLLSVDKANVLETSQLWRRTVTAMAADYPDVALEHQYVDAFAMNLALNPTRYDVVLTENLFGDILSDEAGAVCGSLGLLPSASLGDGGALYEPVHGSAPTLAGRDVANPAGAIGSLALVFRHSWQLEDEARAIESALARTIREGHRTADLVTAGQAATSCSKFAQLVAERI
- a CDS encoding amidohydrolase family protein; translation: MPLARSITVTVATTIAAACLLWPGTQPVSAQQAVPKRFVIDAHQHWRNTPDYIPTLVKTYRARNAMACVLTRIEHLDALMAAAKQYPDVIIPYGHLDVDHPQARAHVEAFAKAGVKGIKMHTPKYNWDDFGYFPLYARMQELGLVALFHTGIVSGSGSGEPEPSSMARMRPSFLHTIARSFPKLKIHGSHLGNPWYDEAAEAARWSPNLYFDVTGSTLQKKQHNLTVFREYLWWDGPAEHSPSTAVYAFEKLVFGTDEAPEALDSVLARYEAMLEANKVPEASRRKIYGETMARLLGITPK
- a CDS encoding TonB-dependent receptor domain-containing protein, which encodes MSARLFALVACVVLIPVLALAQGNPTGAISGKVTDTGGLAVPGATVTASSPALQGTRTVTTSESGDYIVPFLPPGTYSVVIELAGFQTQRRDGVGVVISETVTVNATLAPSAVSETVEVQASAATEIGPALTVATTFKASQIELLPVGRTLNSAVLLAPGVQDNGPGGNIMISGAMSYENQFLINGVVVNENLRGQARNLFIEDAIQETKVSTGNLSAEYGRFQGGVVNMVTKSGGNRFSGSFRTSFANDSWGSLTPFEGDAAVDKTVPTYEITFGGPVLRERLWFFTAGRFENNEENLTTSYTAYNYTRKDDEKRYEGKLTYALTTKHTAKAAYTKRRLDTINNSFGTIMDARSLYDNANDEDLLSLNYTGVLTDSWFVEGQYSARDYAIIGSGGRLTDIPNGTPIWDRSRGQARFNAATFCAVCGSGVEDRNNWNVLLKTSYFLSTPRFGSHTLVVGADLYRETRENDNYQSGSNFRVQSTGAVINGQDIYPIFRGDNTTFIEYLPLVAPTQGNDIRTTSLFANDTWRLNTRLTFNVGLRYDRNNSKDQAGTQVVEDSAWSPRLGATWSIDDGARWVANAGFARYVTGMSTAIVDAGSAGGRTATFSYFYQGPNVNADPTRPLLTAEQALPIIFGWFEANGGINRTTRNAPSIPGVTTMVGTDLVAPSSTEWTAGLVRQLGSRATVRLDWVHREFTDFYGDYRDMSTGKVTDPTGRVYDLTVVGNTDVANRSYKGLVAQASYRSSRVTVGGNYTLSWLRGNFEGEDTGSGPVRFSGLDQPEYRGESWSYPTGYFNDQRHKVRAWVQYSVPVPEPLGRLELGFLERFDTSDASSIDGTIDPRPYVTNPGYQTPPSTVPYFFGDRGDLRYDNVFRSDLSVYWGKKIAGLGGSEIFFRGIVTNLFNHSAQTGGNETVLTRTNDSSYQLFNPFTQTPVQGVHYDLGPIFGQPTGVGDYQAPREFSFSVGVRF
- a CDS encoding M14 family zinc carboxypeptidase; the protein is MRRRDLLSAPLAAALTTARPATARTTVAQPTSLDASDIAFDGPLGSQGATATLVGPDHFRIVLGAAPNQPGWPNKLNARILRHARGRAPRLDVVFPQGTDYAFNEYHQSFSYDGVHWHPLAWERGYLASPLADTLQLPPLQADQVWIGTQTPLSWDGDALGLIARWRQHPDVTVHTVGRTLGGRDMLRLEITTATSPHPRSRRWVHYLANQHPGEHNSQWRLVGLVDWLLSDAGADVRARQIVHVVLMMSPDAPANGWYRVNAQGVDMNRSYSPGGANTRQAHEAYLWQRDLEALMASDAPVTTIWAIHTWSGIVEPQLIPGPELQAGSLGDWTALRQALASADRLGLIEPVTLAKVGQYENRTWTDGPHKQFGITAMLCEGGAVLQTRQLNEASGAAIIQALGRFYTGVKPAP